The segment CTGCAGCAGCCTCATCTCCTCGTCCTCTTCGGCCCTGCTGTGAACGGGCTGGAGCGCTGCACTGCACTCTGGAGGGACCGATGCTgcgtctgctgctgctgccgccgctgaGGCTGCGGCTGCGGCCTGCCTGGCCCGCAGGGCCTCCTGCTGGCGCTCCTGCTTCTCCTGCTTGCGCATGTCCTCGTAGACCTGGTTCATGATGAACTGCGTGGTGTTGCGCGGGGCTCGCATGCCGGGCGCCCGGCGGCCGTACAGGTTGACCGGGCGCAGCAGGGCGCTCAGGTCCACGGGCGGGCCGCTGTGCAGTGGGCGCCGGGGATGGCCACGCCGCACGCCCCTGCCCTTCCTTCCCCAgcgcttcttcttcttcttgggGTAGATGCGCCCCGGGCCGGGCTGGTCGGGCGCGTtccagcaggagcagcagcatgGACAGGGAGGCCTCAGTCCGTACACCCGCACCACCTGCACACCGCTCGGCGGCCTCCAAACTTCCACTGGTGGGCAGCGCCACGGAGAGGGGGTCCAGCAGCCCCTGGGGCCCCAGCAGCTGGGGCTGGCCAGGCGCTCTGGGCGCCGCTGCGCATGGGGCCACCGTGGGCCCGACTCATGCTGGTGCTTCGCCTGCTTTCGCAGCTCCTGGTACTCCAGCTTGGGGCCAGAGCGGTGGCGCCTTCGGAACATCGAGGTGCTCCTCCGCCGGCGGTGGCACGGGGaccaaggagggagaggagacgGAGAGGACCAGCCGCCGCCCAGGTTCAGCGGGTCTGCCCGTCGGTCAAGGGCCAGGGCCATGCCTTCTTCCCACAGCTGTCTCGTTGAGGGCTGTAGATGATGCTGGTGGACCCCAACCCTGCGAGAGCGGGGCCACAGGGCGAAGAGGGGTTGACCCCCGAAGATCTTGGGTGGCACCTGCACCTTGCACCTGGAGACGCCGCTTTCGCCCCACGTGGGCCTGCCCTCTGCGATCTGGTCTTCTCTCCAAAAGGCCCTTTTGCCTTGCGCTCGTCCTTCTAGCCTTCTTTCTCCCTGACTTCtttattttccctcctctttGCCTTCGCACCTGAGAAGTTACCTCTCCCAGgctagatgatggatggatggatgaatgggtgtatagatggatggatggaagggtGGGtgtatggatgaatgaatggatgggtgggtggggcAAGGGGGGCTGAGTAAGGATGGTCGGGGGGAGGGGAGTTTATTGGTGAGCTACGCGCTGTGAGCCCCGCTTCCCGTTCCCTCACAAACCCGTCTCCGCAGTAATgcgggggtgggggttgggggtgggccGGGGGAGCGCGTTACCTTGCTGCACCCTCTCTCAGCTCAGGTGCCAGTGTGGTCGCCGGTCCAGGCCGGACTGAGGGGGGCGCGGGGCCGGAGCTGCTTCAAATACCGGCCGGGGGCCCCGCGTGCCCACAGCGTCCCTGGTTACTCCTGGCAACAGCCAATCAGAGGGCTGGATTGTGCTCCCAGTGTGTGAAGCCGAGGTTCGGCCGCAGAACTAGGGGTTGTATGAGTATTCTCTAGGGGCTTGTGACGCAGCTGGGGGCAAGGGGGTCTAAGGAGAGGGGCAGGTAATGAGGGCTGGGTTGGCTACTCAGAAGGAgctcaaattccagagttccttagACTAGGTTTTTGGGGGCTCTGGAAAGGGGGGAAGGACAGGATTGGCCCTCAGGAGTTTAAAGAGCTCTGGAGATGGTCAGATTTAGAACCTCGAGTAAACTTAAAAAatcttagaaatggaaggaagctTAGGAGATCATCTGGTACCTACACCAacacccctttcattttacagattcagaaactgaggcccagtgaggaggaagtgacttgcccagggtcacacagctagtaagaagcaGAGCTGAAATTCATAGGAAGTTTGTCTAATACTAAATTCAATATTCTTCCCAATATGCCAGGTCACTTCCTTCATTTAATCAACCCCATCTATCAATTTTAGGAAACCAACTCAGAGAGACTGAGTGGTATCAATTGACAAAACATGTATTTCAACTTACTTTGGTCAAGGTACCTTCCGAGACCTTATGTACCACCACAAGCTgagtgggtttttgtttttgtttagtttagtttagtttaatttagtttagtttagtttagttttagttttggttttcgctttgttttgttttttcaggcAGTCTAGCCACATGAATCAAAATGACCACTGCCTATCCTTTTActgtgcttgataaatgcttctttcactcattcattgaGTCACTGTGAGTTAATTAAAGAAACTGAACTCACAAAGCCATTTCACTCATCCATTTAGATATTAGGATTCAAATCTGCAGCCTCTTTTTGCCCTATGGTAGCAAAAGTCAATTAAACCTTACTCTGCCAATTCGGAGCTGTGGCTTGCAATCCCAAAAGGTTGATGTATTTCTCAGAATCACTTATTTGCAGGGATAAGAGGAACGTTGCAAGAACAGAACATGACCTGCTGAGAACGCTGGTTTCTACAAGCCTTCATTAAATCAAGAAAGAGCATAGTGAGTAGGAAATGTGCAGTCTGCTGAGATCACTCTTTTAAGTCTTGGTTGAAAATTGAGACTAGTATGGGGTCCCTGAGTTTTAACAGTTTGCACTGACATGAAGACTTAAGCCATTGTCTTGGGATCTTCATATACTGTCAGGCTTCATTTAGGTTTCCTGGCTCGGCTATTAACTTCCCACCAACAGTTGTGGAATTGGAGGATAACACTAAAGGCTTCCAAATGTTTCACCTCCACAGGCTCCCTTTCTTTCAAGAAGCAGCAGCATGCATTTAAAATTTAACTTCCTTGGTCCTGTCTGGATCATGGTGGCACCCTGATAGGTCAAATGCATTTTCCTCAGGACAGAAGCAGTACAATCCTTGTTTGGACCTGAtggttttcaaaacattttatgctggggatggaagctcaattccatgtggacagtctcgggcgggtaaaggtgggaacttctaaatcttagagttctcacgaggccccccaggaaaacgactgggaatcgaggtgaactgagctatctcgtgtatttccgcctcttcccgtgagaaacgtgatgggagagagctctccccgccctcgagattgtcccggatctgggcacactattgttatctaacagcacggtattcagatgcaaactatacgGCTGGAGAGCTtcagtaggatcaggaaagcctgaaagcgctcttgggtggaggggccacgGGTGTGGACAGAAGGCAccgcatttcctctttcttctctcccctcccctctctccccacttatacttctacttccaatctcttattgtaagatctttgcctccttgggagatctttctctctccctcctaaggaagaattcccctgcacttgtaactagatcctgaaataaagctcaacccttgttcgactctggaacgtcctttctctcatacgagcatccggtttggccagccaaagacctccgatagaggtaagggaag is part of the Notamacropus eugenii isolate mMacEug1 chromosome 3, mMacEug1.pri_v2, whole genome shotgun sequence genome and harbors:
- the CCER1 gene encoding coiled-coil domain-containing glutamate-rich protein 1 — protein: MALALDRRADPLNLGGGWSSPSPLPPWSPCHRRRRSTSMFRRRHRSGPKLEYQELRKQAKHQHESGPRWPHAQRRPERLASPSCWGPRGCWTPSPWRCPPVEVWRPPSGVQVVRVYGLRPPCPCCCSCWNAPDQPGPGRIYPKKKKKRWGRKGRGVRRGHPRRPLHSGPPVDLSALLRPVNLYGRRAPGMRAPRNTTQFIMNQVYEDMRKQEKQERQQEALRARQAAAAASAAAAAADAASVPPECSAALQPVHSRAEEDEEMRLLQETFYSFVQKRLCCLVPGPATAGEQDEDEDREDQEDEEDEDQEDEEDEDQEDEDEDQEDEDQEDQEDDGQEDQHRRHALCLPLQREGIEEEDGEDDEEEEEKDEEEEEEEEEEEEEEKEEEEEEEEEEEEEEENEEEEEEQYGEEEDESEEEELREEEEEEEEEDSEEEDQNPPPSPPAGPGAPGAEEPEHLLNYEFLTREGRIFQKLQERFPMIVKKVLC